The Clostridium sp. DL-VIII DNA window TGAAAGTATAGACATGGTGGTTGAGAAAATTATATATTTATCAGGACTAACTTTGGAAGATATTTATTATGATATGAGCATTGGAAAGTTTAGTGAAGAACTTGGAGTAATATGTCACTTTTTATGTGATTTTTTTTGTGCTCCGCATTATTATAGATGGGAATTTAAAAGCACTAGTGCAGTTAGGCAGCATATGGCATATGAAAATAAATTAGCGAAGTTAGCTAAAAATTTCAAGCATGCGAGAATTATAAATACTAATATAGATCCAAGTAATATGAAAGAATTTATATTGCAGTTACAAAAACAGTATGATGGAATAATAGATTATAAGAATGATTTAACATTTTCATATTATGTTTGTGATAGTGTGCTAAATATGATTTTAAATAATGTTTTCTTTAATGATAATAAGGTGAGTAAAGTAATTTAGGATAGAGCTTAAAATATCTCAAAATGATAGGATGTTATTTTGGGGTATTTTTT harbors:
- a CDS encoding zinc dependent phospholipase C family protein — protein: MINTHKVMAENIIKYANTKSIYLINNKRFIWGCVKPDCVPKYKFMKHYFDESIDMVVEKIIYLSGLTLEDIYYDMSIGKFSEELGVICHFLCDFFCAPHYYRWEFKSTSAVRQHMAYENKLAKLAKNFKHARIINTNIDPSNMKEFILQLQKQYDGIIDYKNDLTFSYYVCDSVLNMILNNVFFNDNKVSKVI